The segment gagtgaatggttgttagtccacgtgtgccctgcaattggctggcgaccaatttgGCTGATTTGGCTaggtcagctggaataggctccagctcacctacaACCTGAATGaggacaagttttttttttttttttctttttcttaaccGAGCAGCCTGTGTATCCATGGAGACGCCCGAGCCTGGCCCTGCAGATGGAGAGGAGCGCCTGGTGGAGCTGCGACCGCGAACTCGCTCCAACCCTGAAGGTGCAGAGGACCGTCGAAGCAGCACAGGGAGCCTCGGAGGCGGAGGTAATCCTAGTTTATCGCAACCGGCCGTGGGTAGCCGTGTCGAAGGCGAGGGCGAGGCCTCGACCAGCGACAGTCCTCCGTCTTCCGCCACCGCGACCATCTCTACAGCCGTGGCTCAGACTGTCGTCCCTGTTGCTGCCGCCACAACCGTACAACTTGctttggctgctgcatccaaaGAGAGGCCCAAGCCCACACCACAGCAGCCTACACTGATAGCTTCCGTCCCCCCACCAGCAGAGTACCAAATCAGAGTTCCTCGTGTCAACTGCCCGGAGAAAGTGGTAAACTCACATTTAGGGTAGCAACATTCcaggaatttttttaaattggaaaatTTCCATAGGAATTAAGGAGAATGAAAGGAGCTCGATGGAAGATAGGTTTTTTTGGAAGGGAGAGGGGgtcttttcattaaaaattttgaataaaatatttaaaattataattataattacaaataaatctgttgaaatatgctttttgtattgttttgtatgGATGTCTTGCGATAAAAGTAAATGTTGTCTTTATCCTTATTTcaacttcccatggaaatttaccatAAATCTTCAAGAAATTTGCCACCCCTTTGCAGCCCTACTTGCATTGTACACAGATTTACAGCTTTAAATACACTGTGTAATGTACACTTCACAAGATGAAtagaatgtgagtgtgtttcCCCTCCTCCCAATAGATCATCTGCTTGGACCTTTCTGAAGAGATGTGTTTACCGAAGCTGGAGTCTTTTAATGGGTATGCTCCTGTTGTGTTTTAAACTTTCCTCACCccaatgaaaatgtttgtttttttatgtatttattttttaaatcatgtatcTTTCTGACTAGCTCAAAAACAAACGCCCTGAACATTTCCCAGAAGATGATTGAGATGTTTGTCAGAACAAAGCACAAGATTGACAAACGGCACGAGTTTGCTCTGGTGGTGGTCAATGATGATGCTCTGTGGGTGAGTCAGGGATGCATTTGATAGGCAGAATTCATGTACAGCAGTGCTTTGTCCGGGCGAGGGGGCGGGGTTGAGaggaattttgttgttgtttttattttgtttattcatcaagaaataaaattatacttcatgataataatgacgagccatttacagtggctataaaaagtctacagagCCCTATTTAAATGGCAGGCTTTTGTGATGTAGAAAAATGGGTTGGGGTCCCAACCCAAGTTTTAcaaacttttccactttgtctcAGCTCTCAGGCTTCACTTCAGACCCCAGGGAGCTGTGCAGCTGTCTGTATGACCTGGAGACCAACGTATGTGAGACGTTCAGTATCCTTCCATTCACTATCCATTCAGGTACAATTAGAAGTTCCAGCCTTAACTGTCCTCTGCAGACCTGGAAGATCTTCTCAGTGTCATGTAAGTACTCTCAGCGCACATCTTGGTTTCTCACAGGATTCTACTATCTTAATatgattttacaaaaatagtctTGTTCATTTAACAGTCGTCAAAAGATTGAACTGCCTTCGATGgagaatgttcaaactgtgccacCTCCTTACGTGGTGCGGACCATACTTATTTACAGCCGCCATGCTGGACAGCTCCAGCTCAACCCATCTGAGGCTGTCAGTGTAAGTTGGACTGAGACGGTCACCATTACTGTCTATACACTTATTTTGCTTTAATTTAAGCATCGTTGGGGTggcagtagctcatctgtaTTGACTTGGACTCTTCAGAGGTCCTGGTTTGAGTCCCACTgcgtacaaaaaaaattactactCTATTTTgaagagatgctagtctgcttcctaATGTCTGTCGAGGTGCCTTTGAGCAAGGCTACAACGCCATCCCCACCCCGAAGcccccacacacactctctAGCTAGAGGTGCAGCGCTGTTTGCACGGGTATTCACTTTGTTGTCGTCCTTGCGGTCCTCCATAAATGTGGTTCCGTGTGGTGTCGTAATAAAAAATGCCAGGAAGGGCAGCTGGTGTAAAAACCGCCAAGCAAATCATCCAAATGActcgctgtggcaacccctgatGGGATGAGCCGAAAGTCGCAACGACAACATGTTGCAGAATATCTCAGAACTGCAGACATCACTCACTATTTGTTGCATTCACAAGTGcttaatttcagtttttttcagtctttgtgtGTTCTATATGTAAGGAGTTTTGTAATGCAACCATCACAACATGTTTATTTCTTGTGTCCTCCAGAAAATGCTACAGTCTCCCTACTTTTTCTTCGACGTGGTCTACCTCCACAACGGTGCGGAAGATCACGGGGAGGATACAAGCTGGCGGGTGAGTGGGGACCCTCTTTAAGCCAAAGCAAGAACCCCCTTAATTTTGAACATCGTCTCACACATGTAGCGGGTCACTCGCCTGACTTGCATGGCCTCGTTTCCCACccctgtgaatggttgtctgtctctatatgtgcccgtgattgactggcaaccattccaGGCTGTAGTCTGCCTTCCGCCCAGAGTTAACTTGgatatttgcatgttctccccgtgcctgcgtgggttttctccgggtactgcggtttcctcccacatccccaaaacatgcatggtaagttaattgaagactctaaattgcctgtaggtgtgaatggttgtttgtttgtatgtgccctgcgattgactggcaaccagttcagggtgtaccccgcctcctgcccgatgatagctgggattggctccagcactcccgcgacccttgtgtggataaccggctcagaaaatggatgctccAGTTATctacgaccctgaacaggataagtgtcTAAAATATGAAGGGATGGATCTGACACGTGAAGTAGCTAGAGTAAAGACAATCTATTAAATTGATTCCATCGGTGATTATTCTATACCCTATATCATTTTTAGCTTTTATAGCATGTAGAGTATATCATACAATTGTAGGATGTACTTTCAGATACATTGTGGTTGTCTATGACCATGCTTTTGCAGGGTCTGCacttttgttttctcatttctcTCGTTATCTCCTGAAAGTGTTGTGTTTTCTGTCTCCAGGACAACTACACCTCTTTCTGCAACCTTGACTCAAAGGGCATGTGCTATCGCTTCGAggtgtccttgagtggccccgCCATCGAGCTGCACAACTGCATGGCCAAACTTCTCGCTCACCCTCTGCAGAGACCTTTCCAGAGTCACGCGTCCTACAGCCTCCTGGAGGGAGAGGAGGTGCAGGACGTTGAGGCCACCGTCTAGAAGAGGTCTAGTTCTGTGGGGAATAAACGTACACTGTAAATGAATAGACCAGTGCTTGGATTGTCGTTTTCTGTTGTCTTTTAAGTTTTTCTCTTGATTATCCTGGCtaaggtataaaaaaaaaaaatacaaagtgagCGCCACGCTGGCTTGGGgggaacatgcaatctccacacaggcgaggctggatttgaaccccagtcctcagaactgtgaggcagatgtgctgcctTAGTTcgaatatattttacaaaaataagatgatttattttcatcatttggCTTACTGTATGTTATAGCTGACGGGAAATCAATTCACTGACCACTTTTGGTGTATCCAATGCAAGATGCAATTCAGTTGCCGTATAAAATAATCAGACTTTGCGACGGTAACGTTGACGCTGAATTCATGAGATTTTTATTATTGagcttgtagtttgcagtggcgtGCAACTGCacagcatcatactgagagtcGTTCCTGATAGAAATTATACTAATAATAACGCCTCTCTCAAGAGCATGGCTATTTTTGTAAAGCCAGAATGAACTCTTGTATTGGTGGTCAATAGACTGCAAAGTGTCAGTGAGTTTGTATGCTTTGTATTTAACAACAAAATTCATCATACTGCACTTGTAATACACTGTACAGTTTTATAATGTTTCTGGACGCGaaatgaggaagaaaatgaCTCATTTCCATTCTGTTTGAGTGAGTTCAATTGtaagttcagttttttttttttaaagtatttttttttgctctctccATAGTTGTCAGGAGATGGCAGTATTCCTCCTGGAACTGATGGTAAAAATTCAATAGTGTAGCTTGAAAAATGACGTGTGGACGTTACATACATGTAAGTGCAAgcctgtttaaaaaataaatgttgcttGAAATTCTGCTTCGAGGCTCTGTCACCCATCTTCGGGTTCATCGGACAGAATGACGACCATTTAAGTGAATGCTATCTCTTATCTACGTTTGGTGTAAATATGACATTGGTGCTAAAGACGTGATGTGTCTGCCGTCTCCTGTTACTTATCTAAAGTAGTCGTTTTGTCTTATCCCTCCGACGCAAGGTTTCCTGTTTTGAATCCAACGTCTGTCTCCACTTGTGATCGTTGCTCACTTTCTGTCACTCACGGGCCTTCATAATTGAGGTTTGTTGGTGAGACAATGGGGAGCAGGAAAGCTGGGGGCCCAGAAGACCTTTCCCCTTTTCCACTCTGCCCCTTCACTGTCGGCCGGTCCTCGCGTCATCGCTGCAGATAACAGCGTGCGGGAGGGCCCGCCGACTCTGGACTGCAGAGAATTTGTTCTCCCCTCATCCCTGCAGAATGACAGCTCCCCATTGTTTTCATTCCTTCACTCCTCCGCTACCGTGACTCCTTTCCGTGCTTGCTTGGGACAGGATATGctgttttcttattttgttcATCTACAGTCTGGGGAATGTGGGGAGGCAGCATCTCGGTAGCAATGCAATTAGTTACCAGAAATGTCACTATTTTACTCCGAgccttcattcattttcaatgaatTTTCAAGTGTGTATTCAGTATTTAGATATGCCCGTTACTATTGGAAGGAAAAAGGTACAGGTTTTGAAATACAGGTGCTTACGAAACCACATTcgtataaaaacattttcacaacaagAAGCTCAGTGCTTGGGACTCTTGATAGGTGGATCCCAAGTTTGAGTACAGAACATGGAACTGCATAccaaagttattattattattattattattgctgttgcttttaataacagtaataatacaatacaatcctGCAAAGTGAGCTGTAATACGCTCTATATGGATGGACGGAGGAATAACACattgcaaaatgaatgaattgccATAGAGAAAGAAGTTGAGACACCTGTGCTTCATCTGGGTCAAATCACAGTAAATGCAAAAgctgttcatgtttttaaaagtgTGCTTACAACTTCACTTTCTACTGTAGTTTAGTGCTAGTACTTGGAGATGATTTTcctctgttttattttagtaCAGTATCTGTGCTTTATTAGTACTGTAAGAATGCCTTTTGAATTTATGGTGTCATAACCAGCAAGACGTTGATAATCTTACAGCTCATCAAATATTACAGGTATATTGCATGAACAGTGtctgatgaaaacaaatactgtaaattctaTCATTTACACTGGTATAAGACATTTGACAGTATTTAGTATTTACTTTTGTACTATAGATGTAACTCATTTATTGCAGTAttgtgaaaaaaacccaacataataaaagcaaaataagTATCAAGTATGCCTATTCTTCTCCATATATGTTATTTGCTGAATAATGTTTCAAATTTTCAGTGTGTTATTTCCGACAGTGACAATGGGCATCTACTATATATACTTAATGTTGATCAACAATATACCTGTCGAATTTTCCATGCACACCAATCTATTTTAGTAATATTGACTTGAAGTATGAGTTGGTGAGGCTGCCAGAGGCTGTAACAGTGACAGAGGTCGatgaggggggtgggggatgAGGACGGGGGAGGTATGTGAGGTGAGGGCTGGGCCAGGATGGACTGGAAGTGTGCCCCCAAGCAGCATTTATAAACATGGCCCCACTTCTCTCCTCAGGATTTTTGTTTACATACGTCCATACGTGCGTGTTGTGCTGTGACGGTGTCACAACCTCGGAAGACAAACGACTTCCCCTGCCGAGGCTCGACTTTGGGCTTCTGCGCTTCAAGGGGGAGAACCTTTTGGATTTGAGGGTCCTCTAAGCTATTCCTGTTTAGAGCTGTCAAACCAGTTGCTGCCATTTCACCCCCAAACATGTACAGCTCCAGCTATTCCCGGGCCAAGTTTGGCCTGGAGGCAAGGGAGCCTTTGCACAAGCCCAAAGGCAAGAGCTGTGGCTACTACATGAGGATCGTGTTCTTCTTCTCCTCACTCATCCAGTCCCTCATCATCGTCAGCCTGGTGCTCTTCCTCATCTACGGGCAGCCGGAGAAGTCAGCCGAGGAGATGAGAGTCAAGGTCAGGGATTTGATTCTAAGATATTCAAGACCTTACATACTCTTTAAAACATAAAACGCCAGTGTATAAGATTCTTCTTTCAGAGTAACACACTGCTTACACCAAGAAGGATGTGGGCTTATTTCTGCAGCAGCTTTTGCTGATACCCAATGGACacctcttttatttttcattactcTCTGAGATGATGCCAACTGTTCTGCTGTTGTGCAGGAGCTGGAGCTGGGCTTCAACAGACTAAGTGACAACAACATCGAGCTGAGGAAGGAGAAGGGCGAGCTGAGAGCTCAACTCGGGGCACGCACGTCGGAGAAAGATGCTCTGGAGAAACAGCTGGAGCAGCTCAGGAGCGTTGCCAACGCCGCAAAGCTTGACCTAATGACTAAATtagtaagtatatatatatatatatattaaagcaATGTGTTTATGGCTCATTATTGGTgatagtttttttcaaaatctttcTTGGTTTCATGTAGGCCAATTGTGAGAGGCAGATTGTGACAATACGAATGATGCGATGTCCCACTGCCCCCATACAGCAGCCTATTGTGGTTACTACGAGCAGTATGTATTCCCATCCATCCTTCCTTGTTATACTTTAGAAATTTCAGTGCAACAAAAATGCTCTGTCTTCGCCATCTAGTATTTTCAGTCAGAATTGATCCAAAATTATTATACAAATGATTATTAAGAATCATTCATCATTCACTGTTAGGAAAGAAAATAGCCATGGTGGACTTCTTTGTACCTTAATTTCACTTTTTCCTGCAATTTTAGCATTTACCTGTAAAACTATTACATGAAATTGCACCTCATGTTTGTATAGTCTATTCAAGTGGATCCTGAAAAATTGAATATGGAGACACTGTTAAAAGTCTGCATAAGCACAATAAATGATTT is part of the Phyllopteryx taeniolatus isolate TA_2022b chromosome 7, UOR_Ptae_1.2, whole genome shotgun sequence genome and harbors:
- the babam1 gene encoding BRISC and BRCA1-A complex member 1 isoform X1, with the protein product MACVSMETPEPGPADGEERLVELRPRTRSNPEGAEDRRSSTGSLGGGGNPSLSQPAVGSRVEGEGEASTSDSPPSSATATISTAVAQTVVPVAAATTVQLALAAASKERPKPTPQQPTLIASVPPPAEYQIRVPRVNCPEKVIICLDLSEEMCLPKLESFNGSKTNALNISQKMIEMFVRTKHKIDKRHEFALVVVNDDALWLSGFTSDPRELCSCLYDLETNVCETFNLEDLLSVIRQKIELPSMENVQTVPPPYVVRTILIYSRHAGQLQLNPSEAVSKMLQSPYFFFDVVYLHNGAEDHGEDTSWRDNYTSFCNLDSKGMCYRFEVSLSGPAIELHNCMAKLLAHPLQRPFQSHASYSLLEGEEVQDVEATV
- the babam1 gene encoding BRISC and BRCA1-A complex member 1 isoform X3, with translation MACVSMETPEPGPADGEERLVELRPRTRSNPEGAEDRRSSTGSLGGGGNPSLSQPAVGSRVEGEGEASTSDSPPSSATATISTAVAQTVVPVAAATTVQLALAAASKERPKPTPQQPTLIASVPPPAEYQIRVPRVNCPEKVIICLDLSEEMCLPKLESFNGSKTNALNISQKMIEMFVRTKHKIDKRHEFALVVVNDDALWLSGFTSDPRELCSCLYDLETNTWKIFSVSFVKRLNCLRWRMFKLCHLLTWCGPYLFTAAMLDSSSSTHLRLSVKCYSLPTFSSTWSTSTTVRKITGRIQAGGTTTPLSATLTQRACAIASRCP
- the babam1 gene encoding BRISC and BRCA1-A complex member 1 isoform X2 encodes the protein METPEPGPADGEERLVELRPRTRSNPEGAEDRRSSTGSLGGGGNPSLSQPAVGSRVEGEGEASTSDSPPSSATATISTAVAQTVVPVAAATTVQLALAAASKERPKPTPQQPTLIASVPPPAEYQIRVPRVNCPEKVIICLDLSEEMCLPKLESFNGSKTNALNISQKMIEMFVRTKHKIDKRHEFALVVVNDDALWLSGFTSDPRELCSCLYDLETNVCETFNLEDLLSVIRQKIELPSMENVQTVPPPYVVRTILIYSRHAGQLQLNPSEAVSKMLQSPYFFFDVVYLHNGAEDHGEDTSWRDNYTSFCNLDSKGMCYRFEVSLSGPAIELHNCMAKLLAHPLQRPFQSHASYSLLEGEEVQDVEATV